From a single Pseudobutyrivibrio xylanivorans genomic region:
- the rsfS gene encoding ribosome silencing factor gives MDSREMAKIVCKALDDKKAIDIKAIDISNISIMADYFIVASASNINQLNAMQDEVDRVLYEQGIHAKSIEGNRQSTWVLMDYEDVIVHLFDEEDRLFYDLERIWKDGILIDAKDL, from the coding sequence ATGGATTCAAGAGAAATGGCAAAGATTGTTTGCAAGGCACTCGATGACAAGAAGGCTATTGACATTAAAGCAATCGATATTTCAAATATAAGCATTATGGCTGATTATTTTATTGTTGCTTCAGCTTCAAATATTAATCAGCTTAACGCAATGCAGGATGAAGTTGACCGTGTTCTGTATGAGCAGGGTATTCATGCAAAGTCTATTGAAGGTAATAGACAGAGCACTTGGGTGCTTATGGATTATGAGGATGTAATTGTACATCTCTTTGATGAAGAGGACCGATTATTCTATGATCTTGAGCGCATTTGGAAAGATGGAATCCTCATTGATGCCAAAGACCTTTAA
- the lexA gene encoding transcriptional repressor LexA: MAYGKISAKQREILEVIKAEILNRGYPPTVRELCDACNLKSTSSIHSHLETLEKNGYIKRDPSKPRAIEIVDDSFNMVRREVVNVPVVGNVAAGQPLLAIQNITEYFPIPAEHMPNQQSFMLRVKGESMINAGILDGDTIIVQQQQTAKNGDMVVALVDDSATVKTYYKEDGHIRLQPENDTMDPIIVDKCLILGKVFGVFRFFN; the protein is encoded by the coding sequence ATGGCATATGGAAAAATATCTGCGAAGCAGCGTGAAATACTAGAGGTTATTAAGGCCGAAATTCTTAATAGAGGCTATCCGCCTACAGTTCGAGAGCTTTGTGATGCTTGTAATCTTAAATCTACATCTTCTATCCACTCTCATCTTGAGACCCTTGAGAAGAATGGATATATTAAACGTGACCCATCGAAGCCACGTGCTATCGAAATCGTAGATGATAGCTTTAATATGGTTCGTCGTGAGGTTGTTAATGTACCTGTAGTTGGTAATGTAGCTGCTGGTCAGCCACTTCTTGCTATCCAGAATATCACAGAGTACTTCCCTATTCCTGCTGAACACATGCCTAATCAGCAGTCCTTCATGCTCAGGGTAAAGGGTGAATCAATGATTAATGCTGGTATTCTCGATGGAGATACTATTATTGTTCAGCAGCAGCAAACTGCTAAAAATGGTGATATGGTTGTTGCGTTAGTTGACGATAGCGCAACTGTAAAGACATACTATAAGGAAGACGGACATATTCGTCTTCAGCCAGAGAATGATACTATGGACCCTATCATTGTAGATAAGTGCCTCATTCTTGGCAAGGTATTTGGCGTTTTCCGTTTCTTCAACTAA
- the hisIE gene encoding bifunctional phosphoribosyl-AMP cyclohydrolase/phosphoribosyl-ATP diphosphatase HisIE → MEHKNIVATIYIKDGMAVKSPTELEDKQDVLELASVYDDSGIDKIICYDLSTDDEEHEKNILAIREINRNIQVKTAGGGNIKRLEDVKKLLYAGCVEVILNGSKPETIDLIKEASARFGAEKMLVSLATVDFLFKTKDFLQDNIHELLIMNKTLLEGLENISNIPYILQVDDYDFDYISKILKSEKIRGISGQFINDTNFNIMQMKSDLSDDGIKMDNFEPKLAWADLKPNSHGLVPTVVQDFQTGEVLMLAYMNEESFNTTIRTGKMTYFSRSRKQLWVKGETSGHFQFVKSLTADCDFDTILAKVSQVGVACHTGAPSCFFNEIVKKEYIERNPLKVFEDVYAVIEDRKQHPKEGSYTNYLFDKGLDKILKKVGEEATEIVIAAKNPDSEETKYEISDFLYHMMVLMVEKGVTWEDITSELAQR, encoded by the coding sequence ATGGAGCACAAAAATATAGTTGCCACCATTTATATTAAGGATGGAATGGCAGTTAAAAGTCCTACTGAATTAGAGGACAAGCAGGACGTTTTAGAACTTGCCTCCGTCTATGATGACAGTGGCATCGACAAAATTATTTGTTATGATTTATCTACTGATGATGAAGAACACGAAAAGAATATTTTAGCTATTCGCGAGATTAATAGAAATATTCAGGTTAAGACAGCTGGCGGTGGAAATATTAAGCGTCTTGAGGATGTTAAAAAGCTTCTTTACGCTGGATGCGTTGAGGTTATTTTAAATGGTTCAAAGCCAGAGACTATCGATCTCATTAAGGAAGCAAGTGCAAGATTTGGAGCAGAAAAGATGCTTGTTAGTCTGGCAACTGTCGACTTTCTTTTTAAGACAAAGGATTTCCTACAGGATAATATTCATGAACTTTTAATCATGAATAAGACTTTACTTGAAGGTCTTGAGAATATCAGTAATATTCCATACATTCTCCAGGTAGATGATTACGATTTTGATTATATTTCTAAAATCTTAAAATCAGAGAAGATTAGAGGTATTTCGGGTCAGTTTATCAACGATACCAATTTTAATATCATGCAGATGAAAAGTGATTTATCTGATGATGGAATCAAGATGGACAACTTCGAGCCAAAGCTTGCGTGGGCAGACTTAAAGCCAAATTCACATGGACTTGTTCCAACTGTTGTACAGGATTTCCAGACTGGAGAAGTTCTTATGCTTGCCTACATGAACGAAGAGTCATTCAACACCACTATTCGTACTGGTAAGATGACCTATTTTTCTCGTTCAAGAAAGCAGCTTTGGGTTAAAGGAGAGACTAGCGGTCACTTCCAGTTTGTTAAGTCATTGACTGCTGACTGTGATTTTGATACTATTTTGGCGAAAGTTTCTCAAGTTGGAGTAGCATGTCACACTGGTGCGCCAAGCTGCTTCTTCAATGAGATAGTTAAAAAGGAGTATATTGAGCGCAACCCTCTTAAGGTATTTGAGGATGTGTATGCTGTTATTGAAGACCGCAAGCAACATCCAAAGGAAGGTTCTTACACCAATTATCTTTTTGATAAGGGCTTGGACAAAATCCTTAAAAAGGTTGGAGAAGAAGCAACAGAAATTGTTATCGCCGCTAAGAATCCTGACTCAGAAGAAACCAAATATGAGATTTCAGATTTCCTGTATCATATGATGGTTCTTATGGTTGAAAAAGGAGTTACTTGGGAAGATATAACTTCTGAGCTGGCTCAACGATAG
- a CDS encoding YhbY family RNA-binding protein — protein MTNKQRAYLSSLAADMSPILQIGKASLTPEYTNAVDEALEARELIKINVLKNCFDDPKEIAQTLSERTHSEVVRVIGRKIILYRAAKKPSIKLPQ, from the coding sequence ATGACAAACAAGCAAAGAGCATATTTATCATCTTTAGCTGCAGATATGAGCCCAATTCTTCAGATTGGAAAGGCTTCACTTACTCCAGAGTATACAAACGCTGTAGATGAAGCACTTGAAGCTAGAGAACTTATTAAAATAAACGTACTTAAGAACTGTTTCGATGATCCTAAGGAAATTGCACAGACACTTTCTGAGCGTACTCATTCAGAAGTTGTTCGTGTAATTGGTAGAAAAATTATTCTTTACAGAGCAGCAAAGAAGCCATCAATTAAGCTTCCACAATAA
- a CDS encoding PH domain-containing protein translates to MANILWHDRKRHFGLPISFTKYSMSEDRLFVETGFFNLTQNEVRLYRILDLQLKRSFGQRIFGVGSIIVSSSDKSLATFEIKNIKHSANVKEMLSVQVEQQREAKRVVGREYMGGEVDFDADEDEQN, encoded by the coding sequence ATGGCAAATATTTTATGGCATGACAGAAAAAGACATTTTGGTTTACCAATCAGCTTCACAAAATATAGCATGAGCGAGGATAGACTTTTTGTAGAGACTGGTTTCTTCAATCTTACACAGAATGAAGTACGTCTCTATAGAATACTTGATTTACAGCTTAAAAGAAGCTTTGGTCAAAGAATATTTGGCGTTGGTTCAATTATTGTAAGTTCATCAGATAAAAGCCTCGCTACTTTTGAAATCAAAAATATTAAGCACTCAGCAAATGTTAAAGAAATGCTTTCAGTTCAGGTTGAACAACAGCGCGAGGCGAAGCGTGTCGTTGGACGTGAATACATGGGTGGCGAAGTTGACTTTGACGCCGATGAGGATGAACAGAATTAA
- a CDS encoding TIGR03960 family B12-binding radical SAM protein yields MKKLALSDDILMQIDKPARYIGNEFNSVKKNPADVDIRFAMCFPDVYEVGMSHLGIAILYDMLNKREDTYCERVYSPWPDLHNLMKERNIPLFALESQDAIRDFDFIGMTLQYEMCYTNILQILDLAQVSLLTAERKNDDPIVIVGGPCATNPEPIADFVDLVYVGEGETSYPKLLELYKEHKKAGFDRAAFLRAASKIPGIYVPSLYEVTYKESDSTIESFKPIYDDVPAVIERQVVKDMDSSSYPTKMLIPFVRAIQDRVVLEIQRGCIRGCRFCQAGMIYRPNREKSVDILKEQAKELLASTGHEEISLSSLSSSDYHALGELMDFLIDDCLSEGVNVSLPSLRIDAFSLDVMSKVQDVRKSSITFAPEAGSQRMRNVINKGLTVEDIIGGATLAFKGGWNKVKLYFMLGLPSETDEDMQAIPRLANDIAAAYYDTVPKEQRQGRCQITISTSFFVPKPFTPFQWAPMYEAGEYLRRAKVVNDEMKAQLNQKSLKYNWHHSDVTVLEGVFARGDRRLCPAILDAYKNGCFFDAWGDFFDFDKWLAAFEKNNISIDFYAYRQRDLDEILPWDFINCHVTKDFLKREWNNAMNAKVTPNCKMNCNGCGAGIIGSGVCHNAR; encoded by the coding sequence ATGAAGAAATTAGCTTTATCTGACGATATTTTGATGCAGATTGACAAGCCTGCACGTTATATCGGCAACGAATTTAATAGTGTTAAAAAGAATCCTGCTGATGTGGACATCAGATTTGCCATGTGCTTTCCTGATGTCTACGAGGTAGGTATGTCTCACCTTGGAATAGCAATTCTTTATGATATGCTTAACAAACGTGAGGATACATATTGTGAAAGGGTATATTCGCCATGGCCAGATTTACATAATCTGATGAAGGAGAGGAATATACCTCTTTTTGCGTTGGAATCACAGGATGCAATCAGGGATTTCGATTTCATTGGTATGACACTTCAGTATGAAATGTGCTACACCAATATCCTTCAGATTCTTGACTTGGCCCAGGTTTCATTACTTACTGCTGAGCGCAAAAATGATGACCCGATTGTTATTGTAGGCGGACCTTGTGCTACAAATCCTGAGCCAATTGCTGACTTTGTTGATTTAGTTTATGTTGGTGAAGGTGAAACAAGCTATCCAAAGCTTTTAGAGCTTTACAAGGAACATAAGAAGGCCGGTTTTGACAGGGCTGCATTTTTACGTGCAGCGTCAAAGATTCCTGGTATTTATGTACCTTCGCTTTATGAAGTTACTTATAAGGAATCTGATAGCACAATCGAAAGCTTTAAGCCTATTTATGACGATGTTCCTGCTGTAATTGAACGTCAGGTCGTAAAGGATATGGATTCATCAAGCTATCCGACAAAGATGCTTATTCCATTTGTTCGCGCTATTCAGGACAGAGTTGTCCTTGAGATTCAGCGTGGTTGCATTAGAGGATGTCGTTTCTGTCAGGCTGGTATGATTTACAGACCTAATCGTGAGAAGTCTGTTGATATATTAAAGGAGCAGGCAAAGGAGCTTCTTGCATCCACAGGTCATGAGGAGATTTCGCTTAGTTCACTTTCCTCATCTGATTATCATGCTTTGGGTGAGCTTATGGATTTCCTCATTGACGATTGCTTATCTGAGGGCGTTAATGTTTCATTACCGTCTTTACGAATTGACGCATTTTCTCTTGATGTTATGTCTAAGGTTCAGGACGTTAGAAAGTCAAGCATTACCTTCGCGCCTGAGGCAGGTTCTCAGCGCATGAGAAATGTTATTAATAAAGGTCTTACAGTTGAGGATATTATTGGTGGCGCTACACTTGCATTTAAAGGCGGCTGGAATAAAGTAAAGCTTTACTTTATGCTTGGACTTCCATCAGAGACCGATGAAGATATGCAGGCCATTCCACGCCTTGCTAATGATATCGCTGCAGCTTACTATGATACTGTTCCAAAAGAGCAGCGTCAGGGCCGTTGCCAGATTACAATTTCTACTTCATTCTTTGTACCAAAGCCATTTACACCTTTCCAGTGGGCTCCAATGTATGAAGCAGGAGAGTATCTTCGCCGTGCAAAGGTTGTTAATGATGAGATGAAAGCTCAGCTTAATCAGAAGTCTTTGAAATATAATTGGCACCACTCAGATGTCACTGTACTTGAGGGCGTTTTTGCTCGTGGTGACCGTAGACTTTGCCCAGCAATTTTAGACGCATACAAAAATGGTTGTTTCTTTGATGCCTGGGGTGATTTCTTTGATTTCGACAAATGGCTTGCTGCTTTTGAAAAGAATAATATTTCTATCGATTTTTATGCATACCGTCAACGTGACTTAGATGAAATTCTTCCATGGGATTTTATTAATTGCCATGTAACAAAGGATTTCCTTAAGAGAGAATGGAATAATGCCATGAACGCAAAGGTTACTCCTAACTGTAAAATGAATTGCAATGGTTGCGGTGCTGGAATTATCGGATCGGGGGTATGTCATAATGCGCGTTAG
- the obgE gene encoding GTPase ObgE: MSFADRAKIIIKSGKGGDGHVSFRREKYVPNGGPNGGDGGKGGDVIFEVDPGMNTLVDYRHRRKFAAENGQEGGKDNCHGRNGEDLILKVPEGTVIKDAESGKVIADMSGDNKRQVVLPGGRGGLGNQHFATSTMQAPKYAKPGIDAIELEVILELKVIADVGLVGYPNVGKSTFLSRVTNAQPKIGNYHFTTLSPNLGVVDVDDINGFVIADIPGLIEGASEGIGLGHEFLRHIERTKVIIHMVDGASVEGRDPIEDIKTISAELAAYDSELLKKPQVIAANKMDVIGEESNEVIEALKAEFEPQGIKVYPISAVSGKGLKELLYEVVRLLETCDDASIVYEQEFDPTIRAFSEEPYTVEINDEGDYVVEGPRIEKMLGYTNLESEKGFLFFQNFLREQGILKELEEKGIQEGDTVRMYGLVFDYYK, translated from the coding sequence ATGTCATTTGCTGATAGAGCAAAGATTATTATAAAATCAGGCAAAGGTGGCGATGGCCACGTAAGCTTTAGAAGAGAAAAATATGTCCCAAACGGCGGCCCAAATGGTGGCGACGGCGGTAAGGGTGGCGATGTTATCTTTGAAGTAGATCCAGGTATGAATACTTTAGTTGATTATCGTCACAGACGTAAGTTTGCAGCTGAAAATGGCCAAGAGGGTGGTAAAGATAATTGTCATGGTAGAAATGGCGAGGATCTTATTCTGAAAGTCCCTGAGGGAACTGTTATTAAGGATGCTGAAAGTGGTAAGGTTATCGCAGATATGTCCGGAGATAACAAACGTCAGGTGGTTCTTCCAGGTGGAAGAGGCGGACTTGGAAATCAGCACTTTGCTACGTCTACAATGCAGGCACCAAAATATGCTAAGCCAGGCATAGATGCTATTGAGCTTGAAGTCATCCTCGAGCTAAAGGTTATAGCTGATGTTGGTCTTGTTGGTTATCCAAATGTAGGAAAATCAACTTTCCTTTCACGTGTAACTAATGCTCAGCCAAAGATTGGAAATTATCATTTTACAACCCTTTCCCCAAACTTAGGTGTTGTAGATGTTGATGATATAAATGGATTCGTTATTGCTGATATTCCTGGTCTTATTGAAGGTGCTTCAGAGGGAATTGGTCTTGGACATGAGTTCCTTCGCCACATTGAGCGAACAAAGGTTATCATCCATATGGTTGATGGCGCTTCTGTTGAGGGACGTGACCCAATCGAAGATATCAAGACTATTTCTGCAGAGCTTGCTGCCTATGATTCAGAGCTTCTTAAGAAGCCACAGGTAATCGCAGCTAACAAGATGGACGTTATTGGTGAGGAATCAAACGAAGTAATCGAGGCATTAAAGGCTGAATTCGAGCCACAGGGGATTAAGGTATATCCAATTTCAGCCGTATCTGGAAAGGGCCTTAAAGAGCTTCTCTACGAGGTTGTAAGACTTCTTGAGACTTGTGACGATGCTTCAATCGTTTACGAGCAGGAATTTGATCCAACTATAAGAGCCTTCAGTGAGGAACCATACACTGTTGAGATTAATGATGAGGGTGATTATGTTGTAGAAGGCCCTCGTATCGAAAAGATGCTTGGCTATACAAATCTTGAATCTGAGAAGGGATTCCTGTTTTTCCAGAATTTCCTTCGTGAACAGGGAATTCTCAAGGAGCTTGAGGAAAAGGGCATTCAGGAAGGCGATACCGTTAGAATGTACGGTTTAGTATTTGATTATTACAAGTAA
- a CDS encoding thermonuclease family protein: MKTQLNWQRLGIIIVAILIGVGVPEFFMKPNTVNVEHEEPEVITGETSISSLESENKLDAVKFVRCVDGDTIIVDDGSGEHKRVRMIGIDTPESVAKEEERNNEYGVMASDYTKALLADADTLYLEYDVDSDDQYDRILAYVWLEDVSDTFNEENIEKSMVNAIIVKDGYGVAKRYEPTVAHDSTLKALMEKAKANNTGLWQYQGFVELWQ, from the coding sequence ATGAAGACACAACTAAACTGGCAACGACTTGGGATAATTATTGTTGCGATTTTAATTGGCGTTGGCGTGCCAGAATTCTTTATGAAGCCAAACACAGTCAATGTTGAACATGAAGAACCAGAAGTTATAACTGGCGAAACCAGCATTTCTTCTTTAGAAAGTGAGAACAAATTGGACGCAGTAAAATTCGTAAGATGTGTAGATGGCGACACCATTATCGTAGATGATGGCTCAGGAGAACATAAACGCGTTCGCATGATTGGAATTGACACCCCAGAATCTGTGGCCAAGGAAGAAGAGCGCAATAATGAGTATGGTGTGATGGCTTCAGATTATACTAAAGCACTTTTAGCAGATGCTGATACTTTGTACCTTGAATATGATGTTGATAGTGACGACCAGTACGACAGAATTTTAGCTTATGTTTGGCTTGAGGATGTTTCTGATACATTTAACGAAGAAAACATAGAAAAATCAATGGTTAATGCTATAATTGTAAAAGATGGCTACGGAGTAGCTAAAAGATACGAGCCTACTGTTGCTCATGATTCTACATTGAAGGCTTTAATGGAAAAAGCAAAAGCAAATAATACTGGTTTGTGGCAATATCAGGGCTTTGTTGAGCTTTGGCAGTAG
- the rplU gene encoding 50S ribosomal protein L21, whose protein sequence is MYAIIATGGKQYKVSEGDIITIEKLGVEAGEKITFDQVLAVSDKELKVGAPTVAGASVEASVVKEGRGKKVIVYKYKRKTGYHKKNGHRQAFTQVKIEKING, encoded by the coding sequence ATGTACGCAATTATTGCAACAGGTGGTAAGCAGTACAAAGTTTCTGAAGGCGATATCATTACCATTGAAAAGCTTGGCGTTGAAGCTGGTGAGAAGATTACTTTTGATCAGGTTCTTGCTGTTAGCGACAAAGAGCTCAAGGTTGGCGCACCTACAGTAGCAGGCGCATCAGTTGAGGCTTCTGTTGTTAAGGAAGGCAGAGGTAAGAAGGTAATCGTTTACAAGTACAAGAGAAAAACAGGTTACCACAAGAAGAATGGCCACAGACAGGCTTTCACACAGGTTAAGATCGAAAAGATTAACGGCTAA
- a CDS encoding TIGR03936 family radical SAM-associated protein, whose product MRVRVKFEKTGIMRYVGHLDLMRFFQKAVKRSELPIRYSEGFNPHQIMSFASPLGVGLTSVGEYMDIDLKSEVASVDGLSRLNENMVEGLAITSFKYLPDDAEKCMSAVTAASYVVTYKDTNDDACYIDNIADLKVKFFDEAHEINIVKKTKKGERELDLKPLIYRFNLEIVDGVPIYDLLLSSGSTDNIKPELVIKAFHEFIGLPEFDDLSLDIQRIDMFTGEPDSLISLGDIGDEH is encoded by the coding sequence ATGCGCGTTAGAGTTAAATTTGAAAAAACAGGAATTATGAGATATGTAGGTCATTTGGATTTAATGCGTTTCTTCCAGAAGGCTGTAAAACGTTCAGAACTTCCTATTCGTTATTCTGAGGGATTTAACCCTCACCAGATAATGTCATTTGCATCTCCACTTGGTGTAGGACTTACTTCAGTGGGAGAGTATATGGACATTGATTTAAAGTCCGAAGTTGCTTCGGTTGATGGTCTTTCTCGACTCAATGAAAATATGGTGGAAGGCCTTGCTATCACCAGCTTCAAATATCTTCCTGATGATGCAGAAAAATGTATGTCCGCAGTTACAGCTGCAAGCTACGTTGTAACCTACAAAGACACTAATGATGATGCATGTTATATTGATAATATTGCTGATTTGAAAGTGAAATTTTTTGATGAAGCTCATGAAATAAATATTGTAAAAAAGACTAAGAAGGGTGAGCGAGAGCTTGATTTAAAACCACTCATCTATCGTTTTAATCTTGAGATTGTTGATGGTGTTCCAATTTATGACCTTCTTCTTTCAAGTGGAAGCACTGACAATATTAAGCCTGAACTTGTAATTAAAGCCTTTCATGAGTTTATAGGTTTGCCAGAATTTGATGATTTATCACTTGATATTCAGCGAATCGACATGTTTACAGGCGAACCAGACAGCCTTATTTCACTAGGAGATATCGGTGATGAGCATTAA
- the nadD gene encoding nicotinate (nicotinamide) nucleotide adenylyltransferase codes for MRIGIYGGTFNPIHNTHIEIAKAALAQFQLDRVYFLVAGNPPHKDTAENIPDTCRLEMVSIAIQDEEKLFIDDREIYRAGKSYSYLTLTELKEEYPSDEFFFIMGSDSILYFDKWVNPETISKCATILVAPRLGDDEEAIRNTIHTFQETYEGEFKLIDYKANGIASSIIREDFYNNDDTRLSLKQSVADYIIEHNLYSAHNYNYSDILKLSEEMKVALKPGRYIHTLGVATTAYSMALKWNYPAYNAMVAGMLHDSAKCITDEKRISICEKNNIPISEIEYRFPHLLHGKVGAFYCKDKYNVFDEQIAHAIAVHTTGCPAMNLLDKIIFVADYIEPGRDKQPRLDILRYMAYTDLDKCVYMILEDSVEYLNSNPEMVDPTTIDTYNYYKKYMKERG; via the coding sequence ATGAGAATTGGTATATATGGCGGAACTTTTAACCCAATTCATAACACACACATTGAAATTGCAAAGGCTGCACTAGCACAGTTTCAACTGGACAGAGTATATTTTCTTGTAGCTGGTAATCCACCTCATAAGGATACTGCTGAAAATATTCCTGATACCTGCAGACTTGAGATGGTTTCTATTGCGATTCAAGATGAAGAAAAGCTTTTCATTGATGACAGAGAGATTTATCGCGCAGGTAAAAGCTACTCTTATTTAACTTTGACAGAACTAAAAGAAGAGTATCCTAGTGATGAATTCTTCTTCATCATGGGCAGTGACAGCATATTATATTTTGACAAATGGGTAAATCCAGAAACCATATCAAAATGTGCAACAATACTTGTTGCTCCAAGATTAGGAGACGATGAAGAAGCAATTCGAAACACTATCCATACATTTCAGGAAACATATGAAGGTGAATTTAAGCTTATAGATTACAAGGCTAATGGAATTGCATCATCAATCATCCGTGAGGATTTTTATAATAATGACGATACCAGATTGTCTTTAAAGCAGTCGGTTGCAGACTATATAATAGAGCATAATTTGTACAGTGCTCATAATTATAATTATTCAGATATTTTAAAGCTTTCTGAAGAAATGAAAGTGGCGCTTAAACCTGGTAGATATATTCACACCTTAGGCGTTGCCACTACAGCCTATTCCATGGCTTTAAAATGGAATTATCCCGCATACAATGCCATGGTAGCTGGTATGCTTCACGATAGTGCTAAGTGTATCACTGATGAGAAAAGAATTAGCATTTGCGAGAAAAACAATATACCAATCAGTGAGATAGAGTATAGGTTCCCACATCTCCTTCATGGCAAGGTCGGAGCTTTTTATTGCAAGGATAAATACAATGTATTTGATGAGCAAATTGCACACGCCATAGCAGTTCACACAACAGGTTGTCCAGCTATGAATCTTCTAGATAAGATTATTTTTGTAGCGGATTATATTGAGCCTGGAAGAGATAAGCAGCCTAGACTTGATATTCTCAGATACATGGCTTATACAGATTTGGATAAATGTGTATACATGATACTTGAGGATTCTGTTGAGTATCTAAATTCAAATCCAGAAATGGTCGATCCAACTACAATAGATACCTATAACTATTATAAAAAATATATGAAAGAAAGAGGTTAA
- the rpmA gene encoding 50S ribosomal protein L27, with product MLQMNLQFFAHKKGVGSTKNGRDSESKRLGAKRADGQFVKAGNILYRQRGTKILPGNNVGLGGDDTLFALVDGVLRFERKGRDKKQASVYPVEQ from the coding sequence ATGTTACAGATGAACCTTCAGTTCTTCGCTCATAAAAAGGGTGTAGGCTCTACAAAGAACGGTAGAGATTCAGAGTCTAAGAGATTAGGCGCAAAGAGAGCAGACGGTCAGTTCGTTAAGGCTGGCAATATTCTTTACAGACAGCGTGGTACAAAGATTCTTCCAGGCAACAATGTAGGTCTCGGTGGAGACGATACACTTTTTGCTTTAGTTGATGGAGTACTTCGTTTCGAAAGAAAAGGTAGAGACAAGAAGCAGGCTTCTGTCTATCCAGTAGAACAGTAA
- a CDS encoding ribosomal-processing cysteine protease Prp — MISVVITKQNDRYISVSLDGHAGYADHGQDIVCAAVSVLVINTFNSIERFTDEDFSCEAAEDGGYLTMSFSKDVSEKTKLLLDSMLLGLDEIQKQYGDEYLSLLYKEV; from the coding sequence ATGATTAGCGTAGTAATTACCAAACAAAATGATAGATATATCAGTGTTTCTTTAGATGGCCACGCAGGCTATGCTGACCACGGTCAGGATATTGTTTGTGCAGCCGTGTCAGTTTTAGTTATCAATACTTTTAATAGTATTGAACGCTTCACTGATGAGGATTTTTCTTGCGAAGCAGCAGAGGACGGTGGTTATTTGACCATGAGTTTTTCTAAAGATGTTTCCGAGAAGACAAAGTTATTACTTGATTCTATGCTATTAGGTTTGGACGAAATTCAAAAACAATACGGCGATGAGTATTTATCATTGCTTTACAAGGAGGTGTAA
- a CDS encoding ribonuclease E/G has product MSIKKCVITKGIYQDKELRLLVSFDEKDKPLDVINLDISKIGTVCVASVEKVLNDIDACILKLSTGDKGFIENRKLKPEYFLERHSEKKKVCQADKFWVEITQDRKGTKPYSCKFIEAVDNAKINGNFIDFFINNYADIECEIVSDLPEIIGKDLNVREYSDVTYSLWQLYDITKLIDNITSKIVHLKNGGNIIIEPTEAMTIIDVNSAKSGGKSNPMETNKQALTELASQLRLRSISGIIIVDLLKVSREEEQELINYFKELCKSDMSNISLHGFSNLGLMELTRSRSFSTFII; this is encoded by the coding sequence ATGAGCATTAAGAAATGCGTAATTACAAAAGGAATATATCAGGATAAGGAGCTTCGGCTCCTTGTTTCTTTTGATGAAAAAGATAAACCTTTAGATGTAATTAATCTTGATATTAGTAAAATCGGCACTGTGTGCGTGGCTTCCGTAGAGAAAGTTTTAAATGACATTGACGCATGTATTCTAAAGCTTTCTACAGGAGATAAAGGCTTTATAGAAAATCGAAAGCTAAAGCCAGAATATTTCCTGGAACGCCATTCTGAAAAGAAAAAGGTTTGCCAGGCTGACAAGTTTTGGGTTGAGATAACTCAGGACAGGAAAGGAACAAAGCCTTATTCCTGCAAGTTTATTGAGGCGGTTGATAACGCGAAAATAAATGGAAATTTCATAGATTTCTTTATAAACAATTATGCAGACATTGAATGCGAAATAGTGTCTGATTTACCAGAAATCATTGGTAAAGATTTAAATGTTAGAGAGTACTCTGATGTTACATATTCTCTTTGGCAGCTTTACGACATCACTAAGCTTATCGATAATATCACCTCAAAAATTGTCCATCTTAAAAATGGCGGTAATATTATCATAGAACCAACAGAGGCCATGACAATTATCGATGTAAACTCTGCCAAAAGCGGTGGCAAGAGTAATCCAATGGAAACGAATAAGCAGGCTTTGACTGAGCTTGCATCTCAGCTAAGGCTTCGTTCTATTTCAGGAATTATCATCGTAGACCTTTTGAAAGTCTCAAGGGAAGAGGAGCAGGAACTGATCAATTATTTTAAAGAGCTCTGTAAATCTGATATGTCTAATATATCATTACATGGCTTTTCGAATTTAGGGCTAATGGAATTGACTCGAAGTAGGAGTTTTTCTACTTTCATTATATAA